The following coding sequences lie in one Xanthomonas hyacinthi genomic window:
- a CDS encoding DNA/RNA non-specific endonuclease yields the protein MSFSLRGCLLLLGLFTAQTAMAATSCATLYAGGKPPSVDASLSARTTEVCHTEYAILASGVSKGPLYSAEHLTDQQVAGAEAIGRVGSFHEETAIPAADRSKSSDYTNTGFDRGHMTPAGDASTESSEKETFSMANVVPQDHKLNTGEWARIEEQVRQLAKQRGEIYVVTGPAFDSSATTIGTDKVEVPEYVWKAVYEPGVGAAAYLCVNDDSITCDVVSIDDVVTMASVDPFPSIAAAMKSTPIALTLP from the coding sequence ATGTCCTTCTCCCTGCGCGGTTGTCTGCTTCTGCTTGGTTTGTTCACGGCCCAAACGGCGATGGCCGCCACCAGTTGCGCCACGCTGTACGCAGGCGGCAAGCCGCCGAGCGTGGATGCCTCGCTGAGCGCGCGCACCACCGAGGTCTGCCACACCGAATACGCGATCCTGGCCTCGGGCGTGAGCAAGGGTCCGCTGTATTCGGCCGAGCACCTGACCGACCAGCAGGTCGCCGGCGCCGAGGCGATCGGCCGGGTCGGCTCGTTCCACGAGGAAACCGCCATTCCCGCCGCCGACCGCTCCAAGAGCTCGGACTACACCAACACCGGGTTCGATCGCGGCCACATGACCCCGGCCGGCGACGCCTCGACCGAAAGCTCGGAGAAGGAGACGTTCTCGATGGCCAACGTGGTCCCGCAGGACCACAAGCTCAACACCGGCGAGTGGGCGCGCATCGAGGAGCAGGTGCGGCAGCTGGCCAAGCAGCGCGGCGAGATCTACGTGGTGACCGGCCCGGCCTTCGACAGCAGCGCGACCACCATCGGCACCGACAAGGTGGAAGTGCCGGAGTACGTGTGGAAGGCGGTGTACGAGCCGGGCGTGGGCGCGGCGGCGTACCTGTGCGTGAACGACGACAGCATCACCTGCGATGTGGTGTCGATCGACGACGTGGTCACCATGGCCAGCGTCGACCCGTTCCCGTCGATCGCCGCGGCGATGAAGTCCACGCCGATCGCGTTGACGTTGCCGTAA
- a CDS encoding DUF885 domain-containing protein, with protein sequence MKPLVFAIALALVAPLSAAAQAAPAAVTAAAGPAWVTRSNDFAQLLLQAQAPFQPEEVSFFGVPGFDDQVADLGADNGRRYRDATAKARRALQEKLAVERDPNVRQDLAIMIHAADQAIEGSALNERLLLPWRDAPQMVFGGLNNLLSEQVPAARRARALDRLQRYVGLLPGSASSLVLARQRYEEKLADGALLPPTRREVEQALSNVDTYAKGIRELFATYRIDGADPALAAMDKQFKEYAAWTRKVVLPKARADARLPPELYTFQLKQVGIDIAPQLLMQRAQLEFMETRAAMQQLAPLVAKAKGLKVDDPGDYRAVIRALKRDTIANDQLETHYRGVIAQIDPIIRQQRIVDVPQRPMQMRLGSAAESAAQPAPHFRPAPLVGNTGEQGTFVLPLGNPDTAGKGEHYDDFNFGAAAWTLSAHEGRPGHELQFTAMVERGVSLARSMFAFNSVNVEGWALYAEAELVPYEPLDGQLIALQFRLLRAARAMLDPMLNLGLTDRERARLVLENDVGLSPAMARQELDRYMMRAPGQAGSYFYGYSRLMELRMRTELALGAKFDRLKFNNFLLDQGLLPPDQLAAAVETQFMADSRGSLQP encoded by the coding sequence ATGAAGCCACTCGTCTTCGCCATCGCCCTGGCGCTCGTCGCGCCGCTGTCCGCCGCGGCGCAGGCCGCGCCGGCGGCGGTGACGGCGGCCGCCGGCCCGGCCTGGGTGACGCGCAGCAACGACTTCGCGCAGCTCCTGTTGCAGGCGCAGGCGCCGTTCCAGCCGGAGGAGGTGAGCTTCTTCGGCGTGCCCGGCTTCGACGACCAGGTCGCCGATCTCGGCGCGGACAACGGCCGCCGCTATCGCGACGCAACTGCCAAGGCCCGGCGCGCGCTGCAGGAGAAGCTGGCGGTCGAGCGCGACCCCAACGTGCGCCAGGACCTGGCGATCATGATCCACGCCGCCGACCAGGCGATCGAAGGCAGCGCCTTGAACGAGCGCCTGCTGCTGCCGTGGCGCGATGCGCCGCAGATGGTGTTCGGCGGACTCAACAACCTGCTGTCCGAACAGGTGCCGGCGGCGCGCCGGGCCAGGGCGCTGGACCGGCTGCAGCGCTATGTCGGCCTGCTGCCCGGCAGCGCCTCCTCGCTCGTGCTGGCCCGCCAGCGCTACGAGGAAAAGCTGGCCGACGGCGCGCTGCTGCCGCCGACCCGGCGCGAGGTCGAGCAGGCCTTGAGCAATGTGGACACCTATGCCAAGGGCATCCGCGAATTGTTCGCGACCTACAGGATCGACGGCGCCGATCCGGCGCTGGCGGCGATGGACAAGCAGTTCAAGGAGTACGCCGCGTGGACGCGCAAGGTGGTGCTGCCGAAGGCGCGCGCGGACGCGCGCCTGCCGCCGGAGCTGTATACCTTCCAGCTCAAGCAGGTCGGCATCGACATCGCGCCGCAGCTGCTGATGCAGCGCGCGCAACTGGAATTCATGGAAACCCGCGCGGCGATGCAGCAGCTGGCGCCGCTGGTGGCCAAGGCCAAGGGCCTGAAGGTCGACGACCCCGGCGACTACCGTGCGGTGATCCGCGCGCTCAAGCGCGACACCATCGCCAACGACCAGCTGGAAACCCATTACCGCGGCGTCATCGCACAGATCGATCCGATCATCCGCCAGCAGCGCATCGTCGACGTGCCGCAGCGGCCGATGCAGATGCGGCTGGGTTCGGCGGCAGAGAGTGCGGCGCAGCCGGCGCCGCATTTTCGTCCGGCGCCGCTGGTCGGCAACACCGGCGAGCAGGGCACCTTCGTGCTGCCGCTGGGCAATCCGGATACCGCCGGCAAGGGCGAGCACTACGACGACTTCAACTTCGGCGCGGCGGCATGGACGCTGAGCGCGCACGAGGGCCGGCCCGGCCACGAACTGCAGTTCACCGCGATGGTCGAGCGCGGCGTGTCGCTGGCGCGCAGCATGTTCGCGTTCAACTCGGTCAACGTCGAGGGCTGGGCGCTGTATGCCGAGGCCGAGCTGGTGCCGTACGAGCCGCTGGACGGGCAGCTGATCGCGCTGCAGTTCCGCCTGCTGCGCGCCGCGCGCGCCATGCTCGACCCGATGCTCAACCTGGGCCTGACCGACCGCGAACGCGCGCGCCTGGTGCTGGAGAACGACGTCGGCCTGTCGCCGGCGATGGCGCGGCAGGAACTGGACCGCTACATGATGCGTGCGCCCGGCCAGGCTGGCAGCTACTTCTACGGTTACAGCCGCCTCATGGAACTGCGCATGCGCACCGAACTGGCGCTGGGCGCGAAGTTCGACCGGCTGAAGTTCAACAACTTCCTGCTCGACCAGGGCCTGCTGCCGCCGGATCAGCTGGCGGCTGCGGTGGAGACCCAGTTCATGGCCGACAGCCGCGGCAGCCTCCAGCCCTGA
- a CDS encoding PepSY domain-containing protein translates to MTKKLLFQLHWLFGISAGLVLAVMGLSGATLAFEDEIVRWANPPLATVAVRHAAGESPLPLAELARRLDLGGTHRATRLLIDPTGTRPSNVRLAGRDGGRLYFDPYTGHTLPEPRLTGFFAFVEDLHRRLAAGERGKAVTGACAIALIFFCLSGLYLRWPRQWWSWRAWWVVEWKRQGRSFLWSLHSVIGTWCLAIYLPIALTGLYWSYDWYRQGLVAVLGGERADNAGGGRGGKPPALDYARLQATLDALPGVRRAYLELRLPGRAGQPLTARYLAVDRVHSRAFDGLEIDPRSGRILRRLGYRQQPLGRQLLSSVFALHTGSFFGLAGRVVVMLASLCMSLFFVTGWLLYLDRRRKKRALRGARRGLESPAPAAATEPWLVSFASQSGFAERLAWQAAGQLQAAGMPVQVQSLAQLDAAQLRGARRALFVVSTFGDGEAPDPARAFEKKVLRQAQALPDLGYALLALGDRQYARFCGFSRRLEQWLAAQGAQALFPAVEVDNADPQALAQWQRQLSAVTGVTAAAPELQAPPSLEWRLAGRALLNPGSAGAPVWRIDLPPPPQAQWQAGDILEVQPCHAPDAVLAWLAAHGLAADTPVRAGGVALPLQAALADRALSPPSVPRQELQAWLDALPPLPLREYSIASVPADGLLQLVVRLTRRDDGSAGLGSGWLCLHAPPQTAVQARVRANPGFRRHGDAPLLLIGNGTGIAGLRSLLREAAQAGVHGHWLLFGERNAAHDALFGTELRAWQDSGHLQRLDLAFSRDQPGKVYVQDRLRDAGDELRGWLARGAALHVCGSLDSMARGVDAALREILGEEALEALSADGRYRRDVY, encoded by the coding sequence GTGACCAAGAAGCTGTTGTTCCAGCTGCACTGGCTGTTCGGCATCAGCGCCGGGCTGGTGCTGGCGGTGATGGGCCTGAGCGGGGCCACGCTGGCGTTCGAAGACGAGATCGTGCGCTGGGCCAACCCGCCGCTGGCCACGGTGGCCGTGCGCCATGCGGCCGGCGAGTCGCCGCTGCCGCTGGCCGAGCTGGCGCGGCGGCTGGACCTGGGCGGCACGCATCGCGCCACGCGCCTGCTGATCGATCCCACCGGCACGCGTCCGTCCAACGTGCGCCTGGCCGGCCGCGACGGCGGCCGCCTGTACTTCGATCCCTATACCGGACACACGCTGCCGGAGCCGCGGCTGACCGGCTTCTTCGCCTTCGTCGAGGACCTGCATCGGCGCCTGGCCGCTGGCGAACGCGGCAAGGCGGTCACCGGCGCCTGCGCGATCGCGTTGATCTTCTTCTGCCTGTCCGGGCTGTACCTGCGCTGGCCGCGGCAGTGGTGGAGCTGGCGCGCGTGGTGGGTGGTGGAATGGAAGCGGCAGGGCCGCAGTTTCCTGTGGAGCCTGCATTCGGTGATCGGCACCTGGTGCCTGGCGATCTACCTGCCGATCGCGTTGACCGGGCTGTACTGGTCCTACGACTGGTACCGGCAAGGGCTGGTGGCGGTGCTCGGCGGCGAGCGCGCGGACAACGCGGGCGGCGGCCGCGGCGGCAAGCCGCCGGCGCTGGACTACGCGCGCCTGCAGGCCACGCTCGATGCGCTGCCGGGCGTGCGCCGCGCCTACCTGGAGCTGCGCCTGCCCGGCCGCGCCGGGCAGCCGCTGACCGCGCGCTATCTGGCAGTCGATCGGGTACACAGCCGCGCCTTCGACGGCCTGGAGATCGATCCACGCAGCGGCCGCATCCTGCGCCGCCTGGGCTATCGGCAGCAGCCGCTGGGCCGGCAGCTGCTGAGCAGCGTGTTCGCCCTGCACACCGGCAGCTTCTTCGGCCTGGCCGGGCGCGTGGTGGTGATGCTGGCGAGCCTGTGCATGTCGCTGTTCTTCGTCACCGGCTGGCTCTTGTACCTGGACCGGCGGCGCAAGAAGCGCGCGCTGCGCGGCGCGCGGCGCGGCCTGGAGTCGCCCGCGCCGGCCGCCGCCACCGAGCCGTGGCTGGTGAGCTTCGCCAGCCAGAGCGGCTTCGCCGAACGCCTGGCCTGGCAGGCCGCCGGCCAGCTGCAGGCGGCCGGCATGCCGGTGCAGGTGCAGTCGCTGGCGCAGCTGGACGCCGCGCAGCTGCGCGGCGCGCGGCGTGCGCTGTTCGTGGTCAGCACCTTCGGCGACGGCGAGGCGCCCGACCCGGCGCGCGCCTTCGAGAAGAAGGTGCTGCGCCAGGCGCAGGCACTGCCCGACCTGGGCTATGCGCTGCTGGCGCTGGGCGATCGCCAGTACGCGCGCTTCTGCGGGTTCTCGCGGCGGCTGGAGCAGTGGCTGGCCGCGCAGGGCGCGCAGGCGTTGTTTCCGGCGGTGGAAGTGGACAACGCCGATCCGCAGGCGCTGGCGCAGTGGCAGCGGCAGTTGTCGGCGGTCACCGGGGTGACTGCCGCGGCGCCGGAACTGCAGGCGCCGCCGTCGCTGGAGTGGCGCCTGGCCGGCCGCGCGCTGCTCAATCCCGGCAGTGCCGGCGCGCCGGTATGGCGCATCGACCTGCCGCCGCCGCCCCAGGCGCAGTGGCAGGCGGGCGACATCCTCGAAGTGCAGCCCTGCCACGCGCCTGACGCGGTGCTTGCCTGGCTCGCCGCACATGGGCTGGCGGCCGATACACCGGTGCGCGCGGGCGGGGTGGCGCTGCCGCTGCAGGCGGCGCTGGCCGATCGCGCATTGTCGCCGCCGTCCGTGCCCCGGCAGGAGTTGCAGGCCTGGCTGGACGCGCTACCGCCGCTGCCGCTGCGCGAATATTCGATCGCCTCGGTGCCGGCCGACGGCCTGCTGCAACTGGTGGTGCGCCTGACCCGGCGCGACGATGGCAGTGCCGGCCTGGGCTCGGGCTGGCTGTGCCTGCATGCGCCACCGCAGACCGCGGTGCAGGCGCGGGTGCGCGCCAACCCCGGGTTTCGCCGCCATGGCGATGCGCCCTTGCTGCTGATCGGCAACGGCACCGGCATCGCCGGCCTGCGCAGCCTGCTGCGCGAAGCCGCGCAGGCCGGCGTGCATGGCCACTGGCTGCTGTTCGGCGAACGCAATGCCGCGCACGACGCGCTGTTCGGTACGGAGCTGCGCGCCTGGCAGGACAGCGGCCACCTGCAGCGCCTGGACCTGGCGTTCTCGCGCGACCAGCCAGGCAAGGTCTACGTGCAGGATCGCCTGCGCGATGCGGGCGACGAGCTGCGCGGCTGGCTTGCGCGTGGCGCCGCGCTGCACGTCTGCGGCAGCCTGGACAGCATGGCCCGCGGCGTGGATGCGGCTTTGCGCGAGATCCTCGGCGAAGAGGCGCTGGAGGCGCTCAGTGCGGATGGACGTTATCGGCGCGATGTGTATTGA
- a CDS encoding energy transducer TonB codes for MLQVTTFAKARRMAPVLLLAALAAACSKQEDAAPAAAPAAAPAATAPAAPPVSAQVQSMGTEQLHESASQALRENRMYAPAGNNAVEYYLALRDKQPDDAGVKSALTDLMPYTLIAAEQSINREDVPEAQRLVALIEKIDSQAPALPRLKLGVSNGVQSAARRSQEETAKVKKEAEQKARLLAEQQNQAQQQASEAQAAQQIAAQQEAARRETARQDAERQAAAARRAPAAAPAAPPAAAASPPAATPAPAATATATAGTQSLRAISTPAPRYPPEALRSGTAGEVLVEITVGTDGSVTNARVLRATPARVFDREALNATKRWRFEPVGAPVTTRRTLAFNPGG; via the coding sequence ATGTTGCAAGTCACGACATTCGCGAAGGCGCGCCGGATGGCGCCGGTCCTGCTGCTCGCCGCATTGGCGGCGGCCTGTTCCAAACAGGAAGACGCCGCTCCGGCCGCCGCGCCGGCGGCGGCACCCGCGGCCACCGCGCCGGCCGCGCCGCCGGTCTCGGCCCAGGTGCAGTCGATGGGCACCGAGCAGTTGCATGAATCGGCCAGCCAGGCGCTGCGCGAGAACCGCATGTATGCGCCGGCCGGCAACAACGCAGTCGAGTACTACCTGGCGTTGCGCGACAAGCAGCCCGACGACGCCGGGGTCAAGAGCGCGCTGACCGACCTGATGCCGTACACGCTGATCGCCGCCGAGCAGAGCATCAACCGCGAAGACGTCCCGGAAGCGCAGCGGCTGGTCGCGCTGATCGAGAAGATCGACAGCCAGGCGCCGGCATTGCCGCGGCTGAAACTGGGCGTGAGCAACGGCGTGCAGTCCGCGGCGCGGCGCAGCCAGGAAGAGACCGCCAAGGTCAAGAAAGAGGCCGAGCAGAAGGCCAGGTTGTTGGCCGAGCAGCAGAACCAGGCGCAGCAGCAGGCCAGCGAGGCGCAGGCCGCGCAGCAGATCGCCGCGCAGCAGGAAGCCGCACGCCGCGAGACTGCGCGCCAGGACGCCGAGCGCCAGGCCGCCGCCGCGCGCCGCGCGCCGGCCGCTGCCCCGGCAGCGCCGCCCGCCGCCGCCGCATCACCGCCGGCCGCAACGCCAGCGCCCGCGGCCACGGCCACGGCCACGGCCGGCACGCAATCGCTGCGCGCGATCAGCACGCCGGCGCCGCGCTACCCGCCGGAAGCGCTGCGCTCGGGCACCGCCGGCGAAGTGCTGGTGGAGATCACCGTCGGCACCGACGGCTCGGTCACCAACGCCCGCGTGCTGCGCGCGACCCCGGCGCGGGTGTTCGACCGCGAAGCGCTGAACGCGACCAAGCGCTGGCGCTTCGAGCCAGTCGGCGCGCCGGTGACGACGCGGCGCACGCTGGCGTTCAATCCCGGCGGCTGA
- the hemB gene encoding porphobilinogen synthase — MAHPHYRPRRMRRDDFSRRLMREHTLTADDLIWPVFVHELPGRAPIASMPGVARLSIDELLKEAETALELGIPAIDLFPVIDPSGKSLDAAEAWNEDGLAQRAVRALKTRFPELGVMTDVALDPYTTHGQDGIVDAHGYVLNDITVEALVKQSLSHARAGVDIVSPSDMMDGRIGAIRRALDADAHLHVRIMAYSAKYASAFYGPFRDAVGSAGNLGKADKSTYQMDPANGDEALREIALDLEEGADMVMVKPGMPYLDVVRRVKDEFRVPTFAYQVSGEYAMLKAAAANGWLDERKCVLESLMAFKRAGADGVLTYFAPQVARWLREPR, encoded by the coding sequence GTGGCCCATCCCCATTACCGCCCCCGGCGCATGCGCCGCGACGATTTCTCGCGCCGGCTGATGCGCGAGCACACCCTGACCGCCGACGACCTGATCTGGCCGGTGTTCGTGCACGAGCTGCCCGGCCGCGCGCCGATCGCCTCGATGCCGGGCGTGGCGCGGCTGTCGATCGACGAATTGCTGAAGGAGGCCGAGACCGCGCTGGAACTGGGCATCCCGGCGATCGACCTGTTCCCGGTGATCGACCCGTCCGGCAAGAGCCTGGATGCGGCCGAAGCCTGGAACGAGGACGGCCTGGCGCAGCGCGCGGTGCGCGCGCTGAAGACGCGTTTCCCCGAGCTGGGGGTGATGACCGACGTGGCGCTGGACCCATACACCACCCACGGCCAGGACGGCATCGTCGACGCGCACGGCTACGTGCTCAACGACATCACCGTCGAGGCGCTGGTCAAGCAGTCGCTGTCGCATGCGCGCGCCGGCGTGGACATCGTCTCGCCCTCGGACATGATGGACGGGCGCATCGGCGCGATCCGCCGCGCGCTGGATGCCGACGCGCATCTGCACGTGCGCATCATGGCCTACTCGGCCAAGTACGCTTCCGCGTTCTACGGCCCGTTCCGCGACGCGGTCGGCAGCGCCGGCAACCTCGGCAAGGCCGACAAGAGCACCTACCAGATGGACCCGGCCAACGGCGACGAGGCCTTGCGCGAGATCGCGCTGGACCTGGAGGAAGGCGCCGACATGGTGATGGTCAAGCCCGGCATGCCGTACCTGGACGTGGTGCGGCGGGTGAAGGACGAATTCCGCGTGCCGACCTTCGCCTACCAGGTCAGCGGCGAGTACGCGATGCTCAAGGCCGCCGCCGCCAACGGCTGGCTGGACGAGCGCAAGTGCGTGCTGGAATCACTGATGGCGTTCAAGCGCGCCGGCGCCGATGGCGTGCTGACCTACTTCGCGCCGCAGGTGGCGCGCTGGCTGCGCGAGCCGCGCTGA
- a CDS encoding S9 family peptidase gives MRSVFAALALMLATPIVPVHAEKLTLDAITGSKPLSGPTLMQPKVAPDGSRVTFLRGKDSDRNQLDLWEYDIASGQTRLLVDAKLVLPGTETLSDEEKARRERQRISAYAGIVDYQWAPDAQALLFPLGGELYLYDLRKSGSAAVRKLTHGEGFATDPKISPKGGYVSFVRARNLWVIDLASGQQYQLTRDGSDTIGNGVAEFVADEEMDRHTGYWWAPDDSAIAFARIDESAVPVQKRPEVYADHTEVIAQRYPQAGQPNVKIQLGTIAPRADAQPQWIDLGRNADIYLARVDWRDAQRLTFQRQSRDQKRLELIEATLASGKQRVLVTETSTTWVPLTHDLHFLKDGRFVWGSERSGYEHLYLASEDGRKLVPLTQGDWVVDELLAVDEGAGKVYFAATKASPTQTQLYAVPLAGGAIEQLSKPNGTHAASFAKNASVYVDSWSNTVTPPQIELFRANGDKIATLLVNDLADPQHPYAKYRDAQRPVEFGSLTAADGKTPLHYRLTKPADFDPAKRYPVVVYVYGGPAAQTVLDGWPARGDALFDQYLAQHGYVVFSIDNRGTPRRGRDFGGALYQRQGTVEVDDQLRGVAWLKAQPWVDAARIGVSGWSNGGYMTLMLLARHSEAYACGVAGAPVTDWALYDSHYTERYMNLPAANPDGYRDGRVAAHLDGLNSPLLLIHGMADDNVLFANSTALMSELQKRGKLFELMTYPGAKHGLSGSNALHRYRTTEAFLARCLKP, from the coding sequence ATGCGCTCTGTGTTCGCCGCTCTCGCCCTCATGCTCGCCACTCCCATTGTTCCCGTGCACGCCGAGAAACTGACCCTGGACGCCATCACCGGCAGCAAGCCGCTGTCCGGGCCGACCCTGATGCAGCCGAAGGTCGCGCCCGACGGCTCGCGGGTGACCTTCCTGCGCGGCAAGGACAGCGACCGCAACCAGCTGGACCTGTGGGAATACGACATCGCCAGCGGCCAGACCCGCCTGCTGGTGGACGCGAAGCTGGTGCTGCCCGGCACCGAGACGCTGAGCGACGAGGAAAAGGCGCGGCGCGAGCGCCAGCGCATTTCTGCCTATGCCGGCATCGTCGATTACCAGTGGGCGCCGGATGCGCAGGCGCTGCTGTTCCCGCTCGGCGGCGAGCTGTATCTGTACGACCTGCGCAAGAGCGGCAGCGCCGCGGTACGCAAGCTGACCCATGGCGAGGGCTTCGCCACCGATCCGAAGATCTCGCCGAAGGGCGGCTACGTCAGCTTCGTGCGTGCGCGCAACCTGTGGGTGATCGACCTGGCCAGCGGCCAGCAGTATCAGCTGACCCGCGACGGCAGCGACACCATCGGCAACGGCGTGGCCGAGTTCGTCGCCGACGAGGAGATGGACCGCCACACCGGCTACTGGTGGGCGCCGGACGACTCGGCGATCGCCTTCGCGCGCATCGACGAATCCGCCGTGCCGGTGCAAAAGCGCCCGGAGGTGTATGCCGACCACACCGAGGTGATCGCGCAGCGCTATCCGCAGGCCGGGCAGCCCAACGTCAAGATCCAGCTGGGCACGATCGCGCCGCGCGCCGACGCGCAGCCGCAGTGGATCGACCTGGGCAGGAATGCGGACATCTACCTGGCGCGGGTGGACTGGCGCGATGCGCAGCGGTTGACCTTCCAGCGCCAGTCGCGCGACCAGAAGCGGCTCGAGTTGATCGAGGCGACCCTGGCCAGCGGCAAGCAGCGCGTGCTGGTCACCGAGACCAGCACGACCTGGGTGCCGCTCACCCACGACCTGCATTTCCTCAAGGATGGGCGCTTCGTCTGGGGGTCGGAGCGCAGCGGCTACGAGCACCTGTACCTGGCCTCGGAAGACGGGCGCAAGCTGGTTCCGCTGACCCAGGGCGACTGGGTCGTGGACGAACTGCTGGCGGTGGACGAGGGCGCCGGCAAGGTCTACTTCGCCGCGACCAAGGCGTCGCCGACCCAGACCCAGCTCTACGCGGTGCCGCTGGCCGGTGGCGCGATCGAGCAGCTGTCCAAGCCCAACGGCACGCATGCGGCCAGCTTCGCCAAGAACGCCAGCGTCTACGTCGACAGCTGGTCCAACACCGTCACGCCGCCGCAGATCGAGTTGTTCCGCGCCAACGGCGACAAGATCGCCACGCTGCTGGTCAACGACCTGGCCGATCCGCAGCATCCCTATGCCAAGTACCGCGACGCGCAGCGCCCAGTGGAGTTCGGCAGCCTGACCGCGGCCGACGGCAAGACGCCGCTGCACTACCGGCTGACCAAGCCGGCCGACTTCGATCCGGCCAAGCGCTATCCGGTGGTGGTCTACGTCTACGGCGGCCCCGCCGCGCAGACCGTGCTCGACGGCTGGCCGGCGCGCGGCGACGCGCTGTTCGACCAGTATCTGGCCCAGCACGGCTATGTCGTGTTCTCGATCGACAACCGCGGCACGCCGCGCCGCGGCCGCGACTTCGGCGGCGCGTTGTACCAGCGCCAGGGCACGGTGGAAGTGGACGACCAGCTGCGCGGCGTCGCCTGGCTGAAGGCGCAGCCGTGGGTGGATGCCGCGCGCATCGGCGTGTCCGGCTGGTCCAACGGCGGCTACATGACCCTGATGCTGCTGGCCAGGCACAGCGAGGCCTATGCCTGCGGCGTGGCCGGCGCGCCGGTGACCGATTGGGCGTTGTACGACAGCCACTACACCGAGCGCTACATGAACCTGCCCGCGGCCAATCCGGACGGCTACCGCGACGGCCGCGTGGCCGCGCATCTGGACGGCTTGAACTCGCCGCTGCTGCTGATCCACGGCATGGCCGACGACAACGTGCTGTTCGCCAATTCCACCGCGCTGATGAGCGAGCTGCAAAAACGCGGCAAGCTGTTCGAGCTGATGACCTATCCCGGCGCCAAGCACGGCCTGTCCGGCAGCAATGCGCTGCACCGCTACCGCACCACCGAAGCGTTCCTGGCGCGTTGCCTGAAGCCCTGA
- a CDS encoding TIGR00645 family protein: protein MSPPRPPPRLNPLSSLIFASRWLQLPLYLGLIVAQGVYVFLFGKELWHLIHEAPSLGEQQIMLIVLGLIDVVMISNLLVMVIVGGYETFVSRLGLEGHPDQPEWLSHVNASVLKVKLALSIIGISSIHLLKTFIAVGALEGMPLCSPEQLASAATATTVGLKTCAMLTATGVLWQTIIHGIFILSAIGIAWTDRLMAAPAQPAH, encoded by the coding sequence ATGAGTCCTCCGCGCCCGCCGCCCCGCCTGAATCCGCTGTCCAGCCTGATCTTCGCCTCGCGCTGGCTGCAGCTGCCGCTGTACCTGGGGCTGATCGTGGCCCAGGGCGTGTACGTGTTCCTGTTCGGCAAGGAGCTGTGGCACCTGATCCACGAGGCGCCGAGCCTGGGCGAGCAGCAGATCATGCTGATCGTGCTCGGCCTGATCGACGTGGTGATGATCTCCAACCTGCTGGTGATGGTGATCGTCGGCGGCTACGAGACCTTCGTGTCGCGGCTGGGCCTGGAGGGCCATCCGGACCAGCCGGAGTGGCTGAGCCACGTCAACGCCAGCGTGTTGAAGGTGAAGCTGGCGCTGTCGATCATCGGCATCTCCTCGATCCACCTGCTCAAGACCTTCATCGCGGTCGGCGCGCTCGAGGGCATGCCGCTGTGTTCGCCGGAGCAGTTGGCCAGTGCTGCCACCGCCACCACCGTGGGCCTGAAGACCTGCGCCATGCTGACCGCGACCGGGGTGCTGTGGCAGACCATCATCCACGGCATCTTCATCCTGTCGGCGATCGGCATCGCCTGGACCGACCGGCTGATGGCCGCGCCGGCGCAACCGGCGCACTGA
- a CDS encoding glutathione binding-like protein, with amino-acid sequence MIDLYYWPTPNGHKVTLLLEEAGLDYTIKPVNIGAGEQFAPEFLAISPNNKMPAIVDHAPADGGAPQSVFESGAILLYLAEKTGRFLPADPRGRIAALEWLFWQMAGLGPMSGQMGHFNVYAPEKIGYAIDRYNAEVRRLHGVLDKRLAHSDYLAGAEYGIADMASYPWIEVYNGLTPDYAAFPHLKRWHDAIGARPATQRAYALKQQVNPNAGKPLGDAARKHLFGQR; translated from the coding sequence ATGATCGATCTGTACTACTGGCCCACGCCCAACGGCCACAAGGTCACCCTGCTGCTCGAGGAGGCCGGACTGGACTACACCATCAAGCCGGTCAACATCGGCGCCGGCGAGCAGTTCGCGCCGGAGTTCCTGGCGATCTCGCCGAACAACAAGATGCCGGCGATCGTCGACCACGCGCCGGCCGACGGCGGCGCGCCGCAGAGCGTGTTCGAGTCCGGCGCGATCCTGCTGTACCTGGCCGAGAAGACCGGGCGCTTCCTGCCGGCCGATCCGCGCGGGCGCATCGCCGCGCTGGAGTGGCTGTTCTGGCAGATGGCCGGGCTCGGCCCGATGAGCGGGCAGATGGGCCATTTCAACGTCTATGCGCCGGAGAAGATCGGCTACGCGATCGACCGCTACAACGCCGAGGTGCGGCGCCTGCACGGCGTGCTCGACAAGCGCCTGGCGCACAGCGACTACCTGGCCGGCGCCGAGTACGGCATCGCCGACATGGCCAGCTATCCGTGGATCGAGGTGTACAACGGGCTCACCCCCGACTACGCCGCGTTCCCGCACCTCAAGCGCTGGCACGACGCGATCGGCGCGCGCCCGGCCACGCAGCGCGCCTATGCGCTGAAGCAGCAGGTCAACCCGAACGCCGGCAAGCCGCTCGGCGACGCGGCGCGCAAGCATCTGTTCGGCCAGCGCTGA